The Apis cerana isolate GH-2021 linkage group LG2, AcerK_1.0, whole genome shotgun sequence genomic sequence GTTGTGTTtactccttttttctttttttttaatttcaacgcGTCCAATTCACGGGGACAAATTATCCGTTCCTTGTTTCCTGTATCGATTACTtaggatattataatttgtgttCAGGCAGAATCGAGGGCATCGATCATTTCAAGCTTCATCATGTTGCTCCTGACCGTGACAGCGTGTCTGGTGATCACGGTGCAGGCCGGATGCCCTATGAGACCGACCGCGGAACAAACTTCCGCATCGAGGACCACGGGTGACGGTGGTTACAGGATACTCGTTAGCGGGAAAGCCGACAAATATATTCCCAACGCTGTTTACACGATCAGTTTGCAAGGTAACGACGATTTTCCCCTTCCTCTAAAAAGATATCTGCAACCGTGTAATATAACCCTTTCGCTATCACGTACCGTAACGAACGACACTAGTTGATTTTCTCTGGTTGGTTCAAGGATAGAAGCACGGATAACACGTacgtttatcattttctttgggataaattaatcttatttgtCTATTCATTTCAGAgacctttcttttttacgtaTTATAGACGAATtgcgaatgaaattatttatcagatttattagaaaaaaattgtaacgaaTTGGTTAGATGACGgatatcttataaattcgatttcaGGCTCGCAAACGCACGAGAGATTGCAACAGTTCACGCACTTCACTCTCTCCGTCAATTCGCAACACGCGCCGAATAATCCCACGGCTCGAGTAGGATACTTCCAACTGTTCCCCGATGGTTTGACCACATTCAACGAAGATTGCGTCAATACCATCTCCGAAGCTTCAGATTATCCGAAGAACGAGGTGAATTGCTCTCTAtagaatctttttcttcttcttttcttcttttttttttttttttctattaaaagatTCGGTATCGAGGTTTACGACGTCGGCGTACGTACAGGCGAAAATGCAGGGAGTGCAGATAACGGATAAATTTCTGATGGTTGGCCGGTGGCCAACCGTCAGAGATGTTTGATCCCGCCGCGTTATCGTTCGGGCAGAGGCCGCGAATTTCCGCAACTAGAGCCGCGTGTATAAAACATCTTCTTACCTTGGCCAAGGTCCAAGTGATGTGGAGGGCACCGCCGTCAGGATCAGGATGCGTTATATTCACAGCCATGGTCTTGGAGAACAACGTGCGCTGGTACGCCGAGGATGGAGCTTTGACCAAGACCTTCTGCGAGATGGACTCCACCGAGGTCGAGGCCTTGGACGGGGAGAAGTGTTGCGCCTGCGACGAGGCCAAGTACTCGGTTagtacgaataaaattaattttattcatttcctaCGATCGATCGACTCGTACTCGTGTCGTTTCTCGAGTCGTTGAATTGCATTTGTCGATTTATTGGGTTGGATTTATTGGAGAGAGacgcaaataaatatttcatttcgtgcAAGGCGATAGATAGTCGCCTCTTTGTGCGTTCGACATGAGGAATTCAATGATATACCTGTTCTTTCCTATGGAAATTTCGAGCCAGCCTAGACGAATGATAATTTTAGAGGATTAGAGATAACTTCGTCGATACGAATAGAGATTTCCGCTAAACATCCGTtaagtttagaaaaattatatctggTATGTCCGATTCGAgcgattattattagatatcgaAGAATATTGTGTGTAAATCTAGAAACTTgagtgaaatataatatcgataaaattccaATCTTCTGCTCAACTCGCGTGTAAAGTTTCCCGGTAAAAAGAGAATGGAACGGGTGAAATATGTTACTTTTCGCAGTAAAACGGAAGTAAGCAGAGTAAAGAAGATGATAAAGTAAAAGAACGTAACATGATATAGGCGCCAAGTCCGTCACAGGTCGGTGATAGTTGCGCAACAATTGATACCAGCTCCGTCAGTCTGAAAGCCGGAACATCGGCGACTTCTCACAGATTCCTCTCCCCCGTTTCCAGTTGATAATGGAGGGGATCTGGTCGAACGTGACCCATCCAAAGGACTTCCCGTTCTCCGTTTGGCTGACCCACTTCAGCGACTTGATCGGTGCCTCGCATGTGCCGAGCTTCTCCTTCTGGGGTAAGGATCACGTAGCCACGGACGGGTTTCGCCAGTTGGCCGAGTGGGGCTCCGCGTCCGGCGTAGAGACCGAGCTCAGAGCTAATTCCAACAAATTAAGAACCCTCATCAAAGCTGCCGGGCTGTGGTACCCGAACGTAAACAGCAATACGACCACTAACTTCAGGTAAGGTATCCTCCCTCCAACCAACTGAGAAGATCCTCcactgaattttttattcagattaatttttttctctctgcaAGAAAGAAATGACAGTTTTAGATATACTTTTACTTATCTGTAATCCAGAGTGGACAGAAAACGTCCTATGATCTCCGTGGCTTCCATGTTCGGCCCGTCTCCGGACTGGGTGGTCGGTGTCAGCAAACTGAATCTATGCAGGAAAGATTGTAGCTGGACGAAAAGCGAGATAATCGACCTGTACCCCTGGGACGCTGGCACGGATAATGGAATCTCCTACATGTCGCCCAATTCCGAGACGACGCCGCGCGAGAAGATGAAACCGATCACCACGTTGTACCCCGAGGATCCCAGGTCCCCTTTCTACGACCCCAGCGGAAGGCCGATGCTGCCGCTTGCCAGGTTGTACTTGACCAGGGAGAAGATTATTCCACGGGGCTGCGACGAGGAGGTTCTTCAGCAGCAGGTCGCTCAGCTCGAGGTCGCCGAGAACACCGAGGACACTGTCAGGCGTACCGTACAATCCAAATCGTCCAATCGTTTCGTCGCCGTTTCTTTCGCACACTCTCtcaattcgaatttatttcctCACAGCCGAGTGTCAGACCACGGAGTACACGACATGGTCGAGCTGCTCGGTGAGCTGTGGCAAAGGATTGAGAATGCGTACCAGATCGTACTTGATGCCCGAGAAGGCAGCCATGTTCAAGTGCAACAGACAATTGGTCTCCAAGGAGATGTGCGTCTCCTCGATCCCTGAATGCTCGTAAGCTCGAATGCTGTTTGAGAACGACGATTCTCtgcgtttatataattttgcgaGAGAGATTGGAACGTATGTATACATTAGAGAAGTCGATTTCAGAGGCGAGGAGGACACGGACGATGGTGTTGGCTCGTTGGCCGGTGTTAATAACGATGCTTTCTGCGAAACAACCGATTGGGGCCACTGGTCGGAATGTTCCTCCACGTGTGGGGTGGGGATGAAGCTGAGGACAAGGCGGTTCAAGGATCGGATGGGTCGTAAACGATGTCCCCACGTATCCCTCGTCGAGAAAGTAAAGTGCATGGAGCCGCCTTGCTCGCCCGGTTTGGAGGAACAGATCGATCCTACTTGCAAGGTATTTTTCACCCGCGCGTTTCATTCGTATTCGCCGTTGCATTGTTCTAAAGATTTCTCGATACTTTGCTCGGGAAATGGTGGAAACTCGTTTCGCAGGTGACCGATTGGTCGGATTGGTCCCCGTGCAGCGCCTCGTGCGGCAAAGGTGTGAAATTAAGAACCCGATTGCTGATGGTCGACCCGTCGAAACAGCAAGAATGCTCCTCGAAAATGGAACTGGTCCAACAGCGGCCGTGTTTGGACCAGGCTGACTGCACATTCGACATGGCGACTGCAAAAGGTTTGCTCGTAAAGACGAATTTTAAAGACGAAGAAAATAAGTAATCGATATGTTTGCAGTGGTTTGCATGGAGGAGCCGAACGCTGGACCCTGCAGGGGATATTTCCAGAGGTGGGCGTTCGTTCCCCAAAAGTTGATGTGCGTGCCGTTCGTCTACGGCGGTTGTCGTGGCAACAGGAACAACTTCTTAACGGCCGAGGAGTGCAACAACACTTGCGGCATTGTGAGTGAACTCACTCTGCTCGTTAACGGAAGATCGTTAACGGGAGGAAAATGTTCGTTTGCTACTTTCAGGTGCGAGCGATTCTCAGCGGACAGCCGTTGAACGCAACCGACGTTCAAGTCGCCCCAATATCGCCGGCTCTGCCACCTGTACATTGTGTCGTGAGTGGCTGGTCACCTTGGACACCTTGCAGCGTTTCCTGCGGGACAGGCCGCGTGACCAGTTTCCGCACGATTCAGGTGAGCGAAACGAATTTGGAAATCGATTCCATTTCGTGAAatctgtttatttaattaaattgatttgaaatattcagcAAGAGGCACGAAACGGAGGGAATCCTTGTCCCAAGAAACTTCAGCGTCGATCTAGGTGTCAGCTGGCGCCgtgcgaataataattttgagaaggaaaattcctttttttttttttaatacgtcTAAAACGACGAATAAATAAGACGAAGGACCGAGACGGGACCGTTTAATTGGAAGAAGTTTTTGAACACGGAAAATTTTGAAGGGGAAGAACGGATTGTTAGTTTGtagtcttttcttttttttcttacacaCGACATGATGGGTATGAAATAAACCGATGTATCAGAATAAatggtattttattaatggtCATTCGTGATCTTTCTACTCTCAATCGAGTTACTCAAATATACGCTGGGCTACGATCGCAAACCGAAatggaaatcgaaaaaattggaaatcgaTCGCCCTGATCGCCGCGttcaaatatttcctttccttctttttttttctttttctttgcccAACAAACTGCGCCAAACGAAACTTTCACGAAATCGAAGGAGTTTCGAACGTTCGATGGCCACGGGGCAATTGAAGTTTGCGAAAAACAAACGGGGGAAGCTctcttttcaatattaatttttctccagCGTATTAGTCGCTTCTTTGTTAcgtgtattctttttttttttttttttttgtttctctttaaTATCCTCGCTAATATtcgaatcgatatcgataattataattactcgTAATACTCCTCGATATATCCtcgagtttctttctttctttctttctttcttttttttaagaaattaagaaatacgAAACCAATAAAAAATGCGTTCGTAATTTCTATACCTCTCTTTCCCTCGATATAGATCGGCGTGTCCTCTATAAAAGATATTCCGAGCTCTCGTGATGGATGCTGCGCTGTTATCggaaacgatatttaatttcgatcgttaaaaaattccGCTAGATTCTATGATTCAACTTATATTCCAAGTTGTACGATCTATTGTTTATCGGCTTAACTCGTTAATAAAACTTGGTTGGTTCCGTTTTCGCGTGTACCCTCGTTTCGcaatgtataatatagtatagtatctccctctctctctttctttctctttttctttctttctttctttctctcgtcctTCCTGTTACtctcccttctttctctcttttttttcttttttgcctctttacaataataataaccgtTCGCAAGATAACACGCACTACTACTGTTTTCCAAATACATCTAACTTTatgtttacaataataataataataataataatgataataataataataataataataataataataataataatgataatgataataataacaataatagtaataataatagtaataataataataataacagtaataatagtaataataatgataataataatctcataAATAATACACGTAGGCggtataatatgttattacgCACGGTCTTGTCAGGTCCGCGAACTCGAATAGGACAGGAAGTAGGATGAAATTCGAGTGGATCCTTGAAACGTACGTTCGGATCGTTCGTTCCGCGTTCCTGACACCGAGttcacattaattatattacgttGTTATCATACGTAAGTACACGTAATATCTAGGAAATAGTACGGATCTTAATCTGTTTTAGGCCTCTACTCGACTACTCTACACTCCTCGTtccgtatttcttttttttttttttctttttttcttttctttggtCGTGTCACGTCTCTTatctcctccttccttcccgcGCGCTACGCTCCTGCGAATCATGTTAACAAAGGGGAAAGGGATGAACGCGAGAAACTGACTCTGTTAGAAAATGGGTGTTTCGTCACGGAGGAAATTGGACGAGATCGTTCCAATTTCGCGTCCCTCGGTTTTCTCGTTTTCCCGGCTATATATCTCCTCCGATCGCTCGGCTAAATACTCGGTTTCTTAATCGGGGCGGCAATTGTTCCCCCAGAAACaacaatttatcataataagtTGGATTGATTCGAGCGAGACCGTTCCTTTCCTTCGTGGCGCTTTCAActtagaaaaagagaggaatggaaaaaaggaagggaaggaaagaaaagataagacGTAATGATTAGATGGTTGACTAGAGTTTGGTTGAAATAAAGGAAGAGCGAGGAAAAGGGAATGGGAAGATGGAtcgggaaaggaaaggaaagaaaaaattccctATCTTCAGTAGACCAGCTTCCTGAAGCAACAACGCGATTATAAATTCGGCGCAATGTATCCAGAATTAGTTTCCATCGTTAATCCAAAATCGTTAATCTAATAAATCGTCCTTTGAAAGGTAAACGCAACAACGCGACCGATCGTCGTGATCCTCTTCTTTTCGACTAGACCGGTGTGACTAGATTAAATTCCACGTCGTCGACCCAATTGCCCTTTCCCGTTCTGGCAGTAGTAGCAGTTAGTTAGTATAGTAATAGTATAGTAATAGTATGCGATAAGACGTGGTACAAAATCATCGGTGGCGACACTCGGACGAGATTAACTCTGGTTGGCGGTGTCGCTGCAAACTTTCGTTCGTTTTCGGAAAGCCACGATAAATCGGGCCGAGAAGAAAGTTTTCAACGACGTTTCTCTCGAGGAGAGGAAATTTCCTCCTCGAGAAAATACGCATTAACGCGTTTTCCGGAAAAAAGTTCGGGGATGGGTTTTCGCGACAAAGCGAGAGTTAATCTCTCCTCTCCcgagaaggaaaaaacgagaaagTTGGCGCGTATCAAAGTTGAACCCCTCCTCCTCGCGTTACGTCCTCGAAACGTTGAAGGGAATAGGCTCTTCGATGGGTCGACGATGTTGCTCGAGATTTCACGGCCGACGTcgcttattaataataatatacatttacgtaataatatatatatatatctctatagTTTGTTTGTCACGGCGAAATCGGTTTGCCGGCGAAAGGCATCATTGTGCGTGTGCCACGACGACCACGATGCCCCGATCgatgtcgtcgtcgtcgtcccaGCTTTCGTTGATTTTCGGAACTCGATTCACGCGCGAGCTCCGTCCCGATGGTCGATACGTCGCCGGGGGGCGACGCTCGGATCTTCTCAGAGCCATCCCCCGGACACGTCGTGGCCGGATATCGGCTCGATGCCCGGAAGCCGCTGCAGCTGAGTCGCCGACCCGTTCCTCTTCATGGTCGCTGGGAGGGAGGTGCTCGCGGCCACGCTCTCCTCGGTGGTCGACGGTGTCAGCGGTGCCGCAGGAACTACTTGGCAAACAACACAAACAAACCAGACCTGTCTACAAGACAGACTCTTGCTACGAACTCGCGTAACCGAACGATCGAACGTCGTCCTTCTCGTCGGATTTGTCGCTCGAAAGGCGTTCCGTCGTTAGAGAGAACTAGTCGAAACGACGAGGCAAGTCGTCGACTTACCGGGTTGCTCGTTGGCGCTGGCTCCCTCGGGAGTGTCGATGCTGGGCTGCTGACTCTGCGTGCCCTCGTGTCGCCTCGGCGGGATCGGCTGCTGGCCCAGCTCCGGCCCCCTGGTCGGCACGCTGCTCGCCCGCTGCAGTTGCTGCTTCCTCGACACCTTGGAGACGAGGGCCGTCGCCAACGGGTATATGGGATTGGTGCCGCTCCCGCTCCTCATGCCCGAGGTCGAGGACCTCGAATCCGAGAACGTCTTCCGCTTCTTCCGAAGCGCCACCAACGCGCCTAGGCCGTGAGGGAACACGTGATGCCCCTCGTGGTGGTGCGAGTGGTGGGAGTGATGGGGATGGTGCGTCGGTTGGGCGTCGTTCCCGCCTTGTTCCAGCGACGACTTCGAGTCGGTCGACCCCTCGGATCTGGAGCCCCCGTCCTCGGACGCGGGCGAGTACACGGAATCCTCGGAACGAGATCTGCCtggaaaagagaaagggaggaaaggGGAAGGAAGCCTCTTAGTATTCGTTGCAAACAGGGGACAAAGAGGGGACCGATTCGAGATCCGTGGGAAGACTCGACTTACCGATCAGCCTGGAAACCTTGCCCCGAACTTTGGCCGCCTCGATCAGATTCTCCcacctcttcttcttcgagctCCCTCTTATCCTACGGCTCTGCCTGCTCGTCCCGAGGCCGGGCACGCTGTTCGTGCTCGTGTGGTGTGGGCTCTTCTTGGGCGTCGTACCCGGACCGAATATGCCGCTCAGCGTCGAGCCGAACAGCTCGTGCGAGTTCTCCTGTTGCGCTTGCTGCAACGAAGCTGCGAACTCGTCGACCGGGGGAAGGGAGCCGCTTCCGCTCGGTTGAGGGGCGATGTTGAAACCCTTCATCAGCCGCCGCTCCTTCTGACGATTCTTCTTACCCCCCGCACCTATGGACAGCTCTTTAAGGCTACCGTCTATGGGGCAGAGAGAAAAACCAAGGAGCTACTCTAAGCCAGACGACTACTActactaaaaaaagaaacaaaaaatttaaacgaatactcgcgatttttcgaaaaccaattcgattcgaattctcGCTCGTTAGTAGCGTCGGGTAACGAGGCAGGGTAACCAACTACGAAACAATATTCGCGCTAGACGATCCTTGATCGCATTAATTATTCCACCGGAGTTGGTCGAATGATTAATAGCGTTCCGTGGTGGTAACGAACTTGCGAACTTTCATTTGCGAGGGATGAAGCGCGCGACCCTTAACGTCGTAGTCGTGTCACGACGCGAGGATTTCGCCTTATAAAACTCGACTCCGCTTTATGCATTTACGAACGAGCAACTCGGCAAGAAGAAGGTTGCAAGTAACCTtggaggagggaaagaaggagagggcgaatttatcgaatttattcggTTTTCATCGAGTTGCTCACCGGTTCCGGTGCCGCTGGCTGTCGAGGTGTTCATCCCGGAATTCTTCAAGATCTCGATCAATTCGCAACGAAGGGCGCTGATGTCCTGTTTGATCTCGTTCACGTCGTCCTCGGTCACCCCCTCGCTCTCCGCCTTCCTTTGCTCAACCGTCACGTACCTCCTCACCAAATTTCTCATGATGCTCTGATACCTGAAGTCCCTCTCGGACGCCTGCTTAACCTTCCTCTGTCGGACGAGATTAAATCAACGAGATTAACGATTCCTCGTCGGAAAAGCTGGAATGTTTGCGGCCGAATTCTCACTCTGATCGTCCTCATGTGCTCCTTCTTCGCCGCTCTGCTGTGCCCGCACAGTTTCCGATACAGCCATTGACCCATGTACCACACGCTCTTCGGGGTGGGGATGATGTTGAACGGGGGTGGGACCGTGCCACCCTCCTCGAAGTAGCTGATCCAAAGCTTGCTCCTGGCGAACTTCCACTCGATGTCGGCGCGTTCCTTTTttggggagaggaggggagagaagaaagaaagaaagaattcgcGCGATCGTGGCCGTGCGATAACGAAAGATTAAATGTAGCGACACTCACGGAGATCAATTGGTAGGAATGATTCATCATGGCGATCAATAGATTCAGTAAAACGACGATGTTGATCACCGAGTACGTGCCGAACATTAGCATACCCCAGAACCTGGTGAACGCTTTGATACCGTCCAATTCGAAGCTCTCGAGATCGACCAGGCCGAAAACGGCCCAGAACAGGGTCTGCGTGGTTTCGAACAAGCTGTGCACGAAGAAAATGgtttaatctttataaaattcctCGCTGACTTATTTATTTGCGCCTCGTCTCAGACTTAATTTAACGTATGcaacgtacgtacgtacgttttTCTGCGAAAAACTCGCAagcatttcgataaaaaatcgtGGGGATCGACGAGGAGTGAATTCTTACTTTGCAAATCGACGCCAAACGATGCAAGCGTTTGAATCGGTGGTGACGCTGGCGTTAGGGGCGTACGACATCGCGGTCGGGCATCTCTTCTTCTCCATATCCGCGTAATACCACAACAACTGGTTCAAACCTGGATCAACGACAAAAGGACCACGTCGGTTTCGCCTTCGCgagagtttcttttttctcctttttctcttcgaacGAATCccgatttgaattaaaaaaaatgaggagaaaaagaaaggggaaaagaCAGAGATTTACCGCACGAGAAGGCGAACAGCACCAGCACGTAGAGGAAGAAGAACTTCATGATGTCCATCACCATTCTGGACAGGGAGACTTGCAGGGGGCCGAGATGAGGATTTACCGAGAAAATGTAGACGAGTTTCAGGGAGCTGGAAGAGAGTAGATCGATAGTACAGTCGCCCGTTTGATCGTACGCGCGCGTAcgaaaaggggagggggtggcGAGGACGGGGAGGATTGAAATTCATGTCGAAAGAGCGATCTTCCTAATCGCATCTCGCGGATTTTTCACGAGGCGTCGCGCAAAAGGACGTCACTCCAAAAAGCGCTTCgcgattacattttttttcttcttccttttacacctttttgcaaaattaacggggaggaggaaaagCGAATTTGGAAGCGAGATAGAAGCAGGGAAAGACCTGAATATGTTGGCGGCGGAGAAAAGGCCCTCTGATATGAGCATCGGGTCCCACGTGTCCCACTGTTCGCGTTGGAGCTCGAAATCTGATCCCGATTTCTCGATCTCCCACTTGACCCTGTAGTAGGCGACCACCCTTAGAGCGGCGGTGGCCACGTACAAGGAGTTGGTCACGAAGTCGATCACGTTCCACATGTCGTTCACGTACTCCTCGAGGCCGACGTCCCACAGCTGCTTCACCTCGGACCAAATCAGGCCCGATACCCACGCCAGGATGAACCTGCGAAACGCGTCAAATTCGAAAAGAGAGAGGTACACTCGGCTCACGACTTATCGTTATCCCCcgattttcaaacaaattggCCGCCCTCGGGGAAATATAGCGAGAATAGTGGCGCTCGAGACGAGAGAAGAAATATCCTCTAGCCTAgaggatatttattttccagaGAAGCGTTtctcgagaaaaagagagagggagagagagaaggttttatttcgatcgaggAACTCGCTGGATTTTAACTGGAAGCAAAATGTCGTCGAATGGATTCCGGTGCATTAGGGAAACATTTCTTAGGAAAAATAACATGCCGCCttcccttctccttcttccaaCCCTTTTATCCGAGGCGAGGGCGGTTTAAAAATATCCTCTTACCATTCGATGATGGTAGGCGCAGCTCCCCTTTTCGTCGGCGCTGGCTCCTGCTCCACCACGTCTCTGCCCATCCAATTTCCAATCACGCTCTCTATCCTCTGACTAGCCAGAATCAACATGACTGCGGATAAACGTTTCGTGTTATTTCTCCAATATTCAACGTCGCGACAATGCGCATCCGTACGCAAGATCACAACAAAGTTGTCAACaagatcgattcgaaaaaacgATGATGGCGGCGACTGTGCAACGTTCG encodes the following:
- the LOC108002820 gene encoding spondin-1, coding for MLLLTVTACLVITVQAGCPMRPTAEQTSASRTTGDGGYRILVSGKADKYIPNAVYTISLQGSQTHERLQQFTHFTLSVNSQHAPNNPTARVGYFQLFPDGLTTFNEDCVNTISEASDYPKNEVQVMWRAPPSGSGCVIFTAMVLENNVRWYAEDGALTKTFCEMDSTEVEALDGEKCCACDEAKYSLIMEGIWSNVTHPKDFPFSVWLTHFSDLIGASHVPSFSFWGKDHVATDGFRQLAEWGSASGVETELRANSNKLRTLIKAAGLWYPNVNSNTTTNFRVDRKRPMISVASMFGPSPDWVVGVSKLNLCRKDCSWTKSEIIDLYPWDAGTDNGISYMSPNSETTPREKMKPITTLYPEDPRSPFYDPSGRPMLPLARLYLTREKIIPRGCDEEVLQQQVAQLEVAENTEDTVRPECQTTEYTTWSSCSVSCGKGLRMRTRSYLMPEKAAMFKCNRQLVSKEMCVSSIPECSGEEDTDDGVGSLAGVNNDAFCETTDWGHWSECSSTCGVGMKLRTRRFKDRMGRKRCPHVSLVEKVKCMEPPCSPGLEEQIDPTCKVTDWSDWSPCSASCGKGVKLRTRLLMVDPSKQQECSSKMELVQQRPCLDQADCTFDMATAKVVCMEEPNAGPCRGYFQRWAFVPQKLMCVPFVYGGCRGNRNNFLTAEECNNTCGIVRAILSGQPLNATDVQVAPISPALPPVHCVVSGWSPWTPCSVSCGTGRVTSFRTIQQEARNGGNPCPKKLQRRSRCQLAPCE